The following coding sequences lie in one Sorghum bicolor cultivar BTx623 chromosome 6, Sorghum_bicolor_NCBIv3, whole genome shotgun sequence genomic window:
- the LOC8070823 gene encoding uncharacterized protein LOC8070823: MRQPLLIRAPAATHSNIIKKGETHSMEESHDIVIVGGGICGLATALALHRKGIASLVLERSETLRAEGGYIGIHVNGWRVLEQLGIAAELRETANLITAFHDVWHHEKKSSQTPVREETRFLKRKDLIETMAKNIPAGAIHFGCNIAAIHPSESDPGAVLTTAGGGVIRAKVLIGCDGTHSVVAKYLGMSAARSTPTMYMRGFTRYPHGHPFADHFLRLRINPCFVGRAPVSDTLVSYFVACQITSADASVIKDGRAMRDFVLRKLQGVQCPAEILEMIQNSDPEALVVTTKVWYRPPWQVAFAGFRKGTVTVAGDAMHTMGSYIGQGGAVAMEDALVLARSLARSLARSGGGANEPCDKTMVVGAATAIREYVRERRLRVARLSLEAFSMGRILQTKWLALKLACLVILFLLGTKELGHANYDCGRL, from the exons ATGCGACAGCCTCTTCTAATCCGGGCACCAGCAGCAACTCATTCTAATATAATCAAAAAAGGGGAGACACACAGTATGGAGGAGTCCCATGACATCGTCATCGTAGGTGGTGGCATCTGTGGCCTCGCCACCGCTCTTGCGCTCCACCG GAAAGGGATTGCGAGCCTTGTGTTGGAGAGGTCGGAGACTTTGAGAGCAGAAGGCGGCTATATCGGTATCCATGTCAATGGATGGCGTGTTCTGGAGCAACTCGGGATTGCTGCAGAGCTCCGGGAGACTGCCAACCTTATCACCGC GTTTCACGACGTGTGGCACCATGAAAAGAAGAGCAGCCAGACACCCGTCAG AGAGGAGACCCGATTTTTAAAGAGGAAGGACCTGATCGAGACGATGGCCAAGAACATTCCCGCTGGAGCAATCCATTTTGGTTGCAACATTGCAGCGATTCATCCATCAGAATCAGATCCCGGCGCGGTCCTTACTACAGCGGGTGGCGGGGTCATCAGGGCCAAG GTGTTGATTGGTTGTGACGGCACCCACTCAGTGGTTGCAAAGTATTTAGGCATGTCTGCGGCAAGATCAACCCCTACCATGTATATGCGTGGATTCACAAGGTATCCGCACGGGCATCCCTTCGCAGACCATTTCCTACGCCTGAGGATCAATCCTTGCTTTGTCGGGCGCGCGCCCGTCAGTGACACTCTAGTCAGTTACTTCGTAGCTTGTCAAATCACTTCTGCAG ATGCAAGTGTCATCAAGGACGGGCGTGCCATGAGGGATTTCGTGCTACGGAAGCTGCAAGGCGTGCAGTGCCCCGCCGAGATCCTCGAGATGATCCAGAACTCTGACCCCGAGGCACTGGTCGTCACCACCAAGGTGTGGTACCGGCCGCCGTGGCAGGTAGCGTTCGCCGGCTTCCGGAAGGGCACCGTGACGGTTGCCGGCGACGCCATGCACACCATGGGGTCGTACATTGGCCAGGGAGGCGCGGTGGCGATGGAGGACGCCCTCGTGCTTGCCCGGTCGCTGGCGCGATCACTCGCCAGGAGTGGCGGCGGTGCTAATGAACCGTGCGACAAGACGATGGTCGTCGGTGCGGCGACGGCGATTAGGGAGTACGTTAGGGAGAGGAGGCTGAGGGTGGCGAGGTTGTCGTTAGAGGCCTTCTCCATGGGGAGAATATTGCAAACCAAGTGGCTGGCCTTGAAGCTAGCATGCTTGGTCATCTTGTTTCTCCTAGGCACCAAGGAACTCGGCCACGCCAACTATGACTGCGGCCGCCTGTAA
- the LOC110436448 gene encoding mucin-7-like produces the protein MSTTGERCCSGPVQRRRWPSSGGRERPPPPSAGVPSLVAPPPGAGAPSLLHDADRTLPGGTGAHPPDTGAPHPPPPAPGPSAVTGNQLRVGARGSEDAAVEDTIVGPTSDATGVRAGAPPFPFRMPPWTPTPNTLVEAALAWDRERKATDALEKHIAHTEQLLTSPASHDGGATSSSSVGVGTRGDLSISEFYRKMKGMVDSLGDLGWLVEDCILVLNVYDDLIMEELQQVV, from the exons ATGAGCACAACTGGCGAGCGCTGCTGCTCTGGCCCAGTCCAGCGCCGCCGGTGGCCATCCTCGGGCGGTCGCGAGCGTCCACCTCCTCCCAGCGCGGGTGTGCCCTCCCTCGTGGCCCCACCTCCAGGTGCGGGCGCGCCCTCCCTCCTGCACGACGCCGACAGAACTCTGCCAGGCGGCACGGGGGCTCACCCTCCCGACACAGGTGCACCCCACCCACCACCACCTGCACCTGGC CCAAGTGCAGTCACGGGGAACCAGCTGCGTGTAGGCGCGAGGGGCTCCGAGGATGCCGCAGTGGAGGACACCATCGTCGGTCCCACCTCTGATGCCACTGGCGTGCGCGCCGGGGCTCCTCCCTTTCCCTTCCGCATGCCGCCGTGGACTCCTACACCGAACACCTTGGTG GAGGCCGCCCTCGCTTGGGACCGCGAGCGCAAGGCGACTGATGCCCTGGAGAAGCATATTGCCCACACGGAGCAGCTCCTCACCTCTCCTGCCTCCCACGATGGTGGGGCCACCTCCTCCAGCTCGGTGGGGGTGGGGACTAGG GGTGACCTCTCCATCAGTGAGTTCTACCGCAAGATGAAGGGTATGGTGGACTCTCTCGGTGACCTTGGCTGGCTTGTGGAGGACTGTATCCTGGTCCTCAAC GTCTATGACGACCTCATCATGGAGGAGCTCCAACAAGTAGTTTAG